A DNA window from Xiphias gladius isolate SHS-SW01 ecotype Sanya breed wild chromosome 3, ASM1685928v1, whole genome shotgun sequence contains the following coding sequences:
- the elavl3 gene encoding ELAV-like protein 3 isoform X1, whose product MVTIISTMETQVSNGPSGTSLPNGPVISTNGSTDDSKTNLIVNYLPQNMTQEEFKSLFGSIGEIESCKLVRDKITGQSLGYGFVNYVDPNDADKAINTLNGLKLQTKTIKVSYARPSSASIRDANLYVSGLPKTMSQKDMEQLFSQYGRIITSRILVDQVTAGISRGVGFIRFDKRNEAEEAIKGLNGQKPLGAAEPITVKFANNPSQKTGQALLTQLYQTAARRYTGPLHHQTQRFSVIPSLGKGPDPNNSSKPILDNLLNASYGVKSSPTLFPRFSPITIDSMTSLAGVNLTGPTGAGWCIFVYNLSPEADESVLWQLFGPFGAVTNVKVIRDFTTNKCKGFGFVTMTNYDEAAMAIASLNGYRLGDRVLQVSFKTSKQHKA is encoded by the exons ATGGTTACT ATAATCAGCACCATGGAAACCCAGGTGTCCAACGGTCCAAGCGGAACCAGTCTGCCAAACGGTCCAGTCATCAGCACCAACGGCTCCACAGACGACAGTAAAACCAACCTGATCGTCAACTACCTGCCTCAGAACATGACCCAGGAAGAGTTCAAAAGTTTGTTTGGTAGCATTGGAGAGATTGAGTCCTGCAAGCTAGTTAGAGACAAGATAACAG GTCAGAGTTTGGGATATGGTTTTGTAAACTATGTGGATCCAAATGATGCAGACAAGGCCATCAACACACTCAATGGTCTCAAACTACAGACTAAAACAATCAAG GTATCATATGCCCGGCCAAGCTCGGCTTCTATCCGTGATGCCAATCTTTATGTTAGTGGACTCCCCAAGACCATGAGCCAGAAAGACATGGAACAGCTGTTCTCCCAATACGGTCGCATCATCACATCCCGCATACTAGTGGACCAAGTTACAG CAGGCATATCACGAGGAGTGGGTTTCATCCGGTTTGACAAGCGAAATGAAGCAGAGGAGGCCATCAAAGGTCTGAACGGACAGAAGCCTTTGGGTGCCGCTGAGCCCATCACTGTCAAGTTCGCCAACAACCCCAGCCAGAAGACAGGCCAGGCCTTACTGACTCAGCTGTACCAGACTGCTGCCCGCCGCTACACGGGGCCCCTGCACCACCAGACTCAGCGTTTCAG CGTGATCCCTTCACTTGGAAAGGGACCAGATCCAAATAACAGCTCAAAACCAAT ACTCGACAATTTACTAAACGCCAGCTACGGAGTCAAGAG TTCTCCTACTCTCTTCCCCAGATTCTCGCCTATCACCATTGACAGCATGACCAGCCTGGCCGGGGTCAACCTTACTGGTCCAACTGGAGCTGGCTGGTGCATCTTTGTGTACAACCTGTCCCCCGAGGCGGACGAGAGCGTCCTGTGGCAGCTCTTTGGGCCTTTCGGTGCCGTCACCAATGTCAAGGTCATCCGTGACTTCACCACCAACAAATGTAAGGGCTTTGGCTTTGTCACCATGACCAACTACGATGAAGCCGCCATGGCCATTGCTAGTCTTAATGGCTACCGCCTGGGTGACCGCGTGCTGCAGGTTTCCTTCAAGACCAGCAAGCAGCACAAGGcctga
- the elavl3 gene encoding ELAV-like protein 3 isoform X2: MVTIISTMETQVSNGPSGTSLPNGPVISTNGSTDDSKTNLIVNYLPQNMTQEEFKSLFGSIGEIESCKLVRDKITGQSLGYGFVNYVDPNDADKAINTLNGLKLQTKTIKVSYARPSSASIRDANLYVSGLPKTMSQKDMEQLFSQYGRIITSRILVDQVTAGISRGVGFIRFDKRNEAEEAIKGLNGQKPLGAAEPITVKFANNPSQKTGQALLTQLYQTAARRYTGPLHHQTQRFRLDNLLNASYGVKSSPTLFPRFSPITIDSMTSLAGVNLTGPTGAGWCIFVYNLSPEADESVLWQLFGPFGAVTNVKVIRDFTTNKCKGFGFVTMTNYDEAAMAIASLNGYRLGDRVLQVSFKTSKQHKA; the protein is encoded by the exons ATGGTTACT ATAATCAGCACCATGGAAACCCAGGTGTCCAACGGTCCAAGCGGAACCAGTCTGCCAAACGGTCCAGTCATCAGCACCAACGGCTCCACAGACGACAGTAAAACCAACCTGATCGTCAACTACCTGCCTCAGAACATGACCCAGGAAGAGTTCAAAAGTTTGTTTGGTAGCATTGGAGAGATTGAGTCCTGCAAGCTAGTTAGAGACAAGATAACAG GTCAGAGTTTGGGATATGGTTTTGTAAACTATGTGGATCCAAATGATGCAGACAAGGCCATCAACACACTCAATGGTCTCAAACTACAGACTAAAACAATCAAG GTATCATATGCCCGGCCAAGCTCGGCTTCTATCCGTGATGCCAATCTTTATGTTAGTGGACTCCCCAAGACCATGAGCCAGAAAGACATGGAACAGCTGTTCTCCCAATACGGTCGCATCATCACATCCCGCATACTAGTGGACCAAGTTACAG CAGGCATATCACGAGGAGTGGGTTTCATCCGGTTTGACAAGCGAAATGAAGCAGAGGAGGCCATCAAAGGTCTGAACGGACAGAAGCCTTTGGGTGCCGCTGAGCCCATCACTGTCAAGTTCGCCAACAACCCCAGCCAGAAGACAGGCCAGGCCTTACTGACTCAGCTGTACCAGACTGCTGCCCGCCGCTACACGGGGCCCCTGCACCACCAGACTCAGCGTTTCAG ACTCGACAATTTACTAAACGCCAGCTACGGAGTCAAGAG TTCTCCTACTCTCTTCCCCAGATTCTCGCCTATCACCATTGACAGCATGACCAGCCTGGCCGGGGTCAACCTTACTGGTCCAACTGGAGCTGGCTGGTGCATCTTTGTGTACAACCTGTCCCCCGAGGCGGACGAGAGCGTCCTGTGGCAGCTCTTTGGGCCTTTCGGTGCCGTCACCAATGTCAAGGTCATCCGTGACTTCACCACCAACAAATGTAAGGGCTTTGGCTTTGTCACCATGACCAACTACGATGAAGCCGCCATGGCCATTGCTAGTCTTAATGGCTACCGCCTGGGTGACCGCGTGCTGCAGGTTTCCTTCAAGACCAGCAAGCAGCACAAGGcctga
- the elavl3 gene encoding ELAV-like protein 3 isoform X3, which translates to MVTIISTMETQVSNGPSGTSLPNGPVISTNGSTDDSKTNLIVNYLPQNMTQEEFKSLFGSIGEIESCKLVRDKITGQSLGYGFVNYVDPNDADKAINTLNGLKLQTKTIKVSYARPSSASIRDANLYVSGLPKTMSQKDMEQLFSQYGRIITSRILVDQVTAGISRGVGFIRFDKRNEAEEAIKGLNGQKPLGAAEPITVKFANNPSQKTGQALLTQLYQTAARRYTGPLHHQTQRFRLDNLLNASYGVKRFSPITIDSMTSLAGVNLTGPTGAGWCIFVYNLSPEADESVLWQLFGPFGAVTNVKVIRDFTTNKCKGFGFVTMTNYDEAAMAIASLNGYRLGDRVLQVSFKTSKQHKA; encoded by the exons ATGGTTACT ATAATCAGCACCATGGAAACCCAGGTGTCCAACGGTCCAAGCGGAACCAGTCTGCCAAACGGTCCAGTCATCAGCACCAACGGCTCCACAGACGACAGTAAAACCAACCTGATCGTCAACTACCTGCCTCAGAACATGACCCAGGAAGAGTTCAAAAGTTTGTTTGGTAGCATTGGAGAGATTGAGTCCTGCAAGCTAGTTAGAGACAAGATAACAG GTCAGAGTTTGGGATATGGTTTTGTAAACTATGTGGATCCAAATGATGCAGACAAGGCCATCAACACACTCAATGGTCTCAAACTACAGACTAAAACAATCAAG GTATCATATGCCCGGCCAAGCTCGGCTTCTATCCGTGATGCCAATCTTTATGTTAGTGGACTCCCCAAGACCATGAGCCAGAAAGACATGGAACAGCTGTTCTCCCAATACGGTCGCATCATCACATCCCGCATACTAGTGGACCAAGTTACAG CAGGCATATCACGAGGAGTGGGTTTCATCCGGTTTGACAAGCGAAATGAAGCAGAGGAGGCCATCAAAGGTCTGAACGGACAGAAGCCTTTGGGTGCCGCTGAGCCCATCACTGTCAAGTTCGCCAACAACCCCAGCCAGAAGACAGGCCAGGCCTTACTGACTCAGCTGTACCAGACTGCTGCCCGCCGCTACACGGGGCCCCTGCACCACCAGACTCAGCGTTTCAG ACTCGACAATTTACTAAACGCCAGCTACGGAGTCAAGAG ATTCTCGCCTATCACCATTGACAGCATGACCAGCCTGGCCGGGGTCAACCTTACTGGTCCAACTGGAGCTGGCTGGTGCATCTTTGTGTACAACCTGTCCCCCGAGGCGGACGAGAGCGTCCTGTGGCAGCTCTTTGGGCCTTTCGGTGCCGTCACCAATGTCAAGGTCATCCGTGACTTCACCACCAACAAATGTAAGGGCTTTGGCTTTGTCACCATGACCAACTACGATGAAGCCGCCATGGCCATTGCTAGTCTTAATGGCTACCGCCTGGGTGACCGCGTGCTGCAGGTTTCCTTCAAGACCAGCAAGCAGCACAAGGcctga
- the elavl3 gene encoding ELAV-like protein 3 isoform X5: METQVSNGPSGTSLPNGPVISTNGSTDDSKTNLIVNYLPQNMTQEEFKSLFGSIGEIESCKLVRDKITGQSLGYGFVNYVDPNDADKAINTLNGLKLQTKTIKVSYARPSSASIRDANLYVSGLPKTMSQKDMEQLFSQYGRIITSRILVDQVTGISRGVGFIRFDKRNEAEEAIKGLNGQKPLGAAEPITVKFANNPSQKTGQALLTQLYQTAARRYTGPLHHQTQRFRLDNLLNASYGVKRFSPITIDSMTSLAGVNLTGPTGAGWCIFVYNLSPEADESVLWQLFGPFGAVTNVKVIRDFTTNKCKGFGFVTMTNYDEAAMAIASLNGYRLGDRVLQVSFKTSKQHKA; this comes from the exons ATGGAAACCCAGGTGTCCAACGGTCCAAGCGGAACCAGTCTGCCAAACGGTCCAGTCATCAGCACCAACGGCTCCACAGACGACAGTAAAACCAACCTGATCGTCAACTACCTGCCTCAGAACATGACCCAGGAAGAGTTCAAAAGTTTGTTTGGTAGCATTGGAGAGATTGAGTCCTGCAAGCTAGTTAGAGACAAGATAACAG GTCAGAGTTTGGGATATGGTTTTGTAAACTATGTGGATCCAAATGATGCAGACAAGGCCATCAACACACTCAATGGTCTCAAACTACAGACTAAAACAATCAAG GTATCATATGCCCGGCCAAGCTCGGCTTCTATCCGTGATGCCAATCTTTATGTTAGTGGACTCCCCAAGACCATGAGCCAGAAAGACATGGAACAGCTGTTCTCCCAATACGGTCGCATCATCACATCCCGCATACTAGTGGACCAAGTTACAG GCATATCACGAGGAGTGGGTTTCATCCGGTTTGACAAGCGAAATGAAGCAGAGGAGGCCATCAAAGGTCTGAACGGACAGAAGCCTTTGGGTGCCGCTGAGCCCATCACTGTCAAGTTCGCCAACAACCCCAGCCAGAAGACAGGCCAGGCCTTACTGACTCAGCTGTACCAGACTGCTGCCCGCCGCTACACGGGGCCCCTGCACCACCAGACTCAGCGTTTCAG ACTCGACAATTTACTAAACGCCAGCTACGGAGTCAAGAG ATTCTCGCCTATCACCATTGACAGCATGACCAGCCTGGCCGGGGTCAACCTTACTGGTCCAACTGGAGCTGGCTGGTGCATCTTTGTGTACAACCTGTCCCCCGAGGCGGACGAGAGCGTCCTGTGGCAGCTCTTTGGGCCTTTCGGTGCCGTCACCAATGTCAAGGTCATCCGTGACTTCACCACCAACAAATGTAAGGGCTTTGGCTTTGTCACCATGACCAACTACGATGAAGCCGCCATGGCCATTGCTAGTCTTAATGGCTACCGCCTGGGTGACCGCGTGCTGCAGGTTTCCTTCAAGACCAGCAAGCAGCACAAGGcctga
- the elavl3 gene encoding ELAV-like protein 3 isoform X4 gives MVTIISTMETQVSNGPSGTSLPNGPVISTNGSTDDSKTNLIVNYLPQNMTQEEFKSLFGSIGEIESCKLVRDKITGQSLGYGFVNYVDPNDADKAINTLNGLKLQTKTIKVSYARPSSASIRDANLYVSGLPKTMSQKDMEQLFSQYGRIITSRILVDQVTGISRGVGFIRFDKRNEAEEAIKGLNGQKPLGAAEPITVKFANNPSQKTGQALLTQLYQTAARRYTGPLHHQTQRFRFSPITIDSMTSLAGVNLTGPTGAGWCIFVYNLSPEADESVLWQLFGPFGAVTNVKVIRDFTTNKCKGFGFVTMTNYDEAAMAIASLNGYRLGDRVLQVSFKTSKQHKA, from the exons ATGGTTACT ATAATCAGCACCATGGAAACCCAGGTGTCCAACGGTCCAAGCGGAACCAGTCTGCCAAACGGTCCAGTCATCAGCACCAACGGCTCCACAGACGACAGTAAAACCAACCTGATCGTCAACTACCTGCCTCAGAACATGACCCAGGAAGAGTTCAAAAGTTTGTTTGGTAGCATTGGAGAGATTGAGTCCTGCAAGCTAGTTAGAGACAAGATAACAG GTCAGAGTTTGGGATATGGTTTTGTAAACTATGTGGATCCAAATGATGCAGACAAGGCCATCAACACACTCAATGGTCTCAAACTACAGACTAAAACAATCAAG GTATCATATGCCCGGCCAAGCTCGGCTTCTATCCGTGATGCCAATCTTTATGTTAGTGGACTCCCCAAGACCATGAGCCAGAAAGACATGGAACAGCTGTTCTCCCAATACGGTCGCATCATCACATCCCGCATACTAGTGGACCAAGTTACAG GCATATCACGAGGAGTGGGTTTCATCCGGTTTGACAAGCGAAATGAAGCAGAGGAGGCCATCAAAGGTCTGAACGGACAGAAGCCTTTGGGTGCCGCTGAGCCCATCACTGTCAAGTTCGCCAACAACCCCAGCCAGAAGACAGGCCAGGCCTTACTGACTCAGCTGTACCAGACTGCTGCCCGCCGCTACACGGGGCCCCTGCACCACCAGACTCAGCGTTTCAG ATTCTCGCCTATCACCATTGACAGCATGACCAGCCTGGCCGGGGTCAACCTTACTGGTCCAACTGGAGCTGGCTGGTGCATCTTTGTGTACAACCTGTCCCCCGAGGCGGACGAGAGCGTCCTGTGGCAGCTCTTTGGGCCTTTCGGTGCCGTCACCAATGTCAAGGTCATCCGTGACTTCACCACCAACAAATGTAAGGGCTTTGGCTTTGTCACCATGACCAACTACGATGAAGCCGCCATGGCCATTGCTAGTCTTAATGGCTACCGCCTGGGTGACCGCGTGCTGCAGGTTTCCTTCAAGACCAGCAAGCAGCACAAGGcctga